In the Mauremys mutica isolate MM-2020 ecotype Southern chromosome 13, ASM2049712v1, whole genome shotgun sequence genome, one interval contains:
- the LOC123347812 gene encoding olfactory receptor 6M1-like produces the protein MEGRNGTRVTEFILIGFPSPREVEIVLFMLFFIILVVAMIGNSIIITLICTDYRLQLPMYFFLCNLSLIEILMTMTVVPKMLENFLSERKTISFYGCLAQSYFYFLLGISEYVLLAMMSYDRYVAMCYPLSYSIIMNGKVCVWLVVGSWMGGFFSILVPTVIKLGLPYCGPNIINHFFCDSAPLLHLACADIQLVEFIDFIISLPVLLGSLLLTVISYMYIICTIIRIPSAKGRQKAFSTCASHFTVVTIGYGTSIFIYVRPSQASSMNLNKVAALMTTAVTPMLNPLIFSLRNQKVKEALRDSIAKCLRLIEHTV, from the coding sequence ATGGAAGGAAGGAATGGGACACGTGTGACAGAATTCATTCTGATAGGTTTCCCCAGCCCCCGCGAGGTGGAGATTGTCCTTTTCATGCTTTTCTTCATCATCCTTGTGGTGGCAATGATTGGGAACTCCATCATCATCACCTTAATATGCACTGACTACCGCCTGCAGTtacccatgtatttcttcctctgcaACCTGTCCCTCATTGAAATCCTCATGACTATGACCGTGGTCCCAAAAATGCTGGAGAACTTCCTATCAGAGAGGAAGACCATCTCCTTTTATGGGTGCCTGGCTCAATCCTACTTCTATTTCTTGCTGGGAATCTCCGAGTATGTCCTGTTGGCCATGATGTCCTATGACCGTTACGTGGCCATGTGTTACCCACTGAGCTACAGCATCATCATGAATGGAAAGGTCTGCGTCTGGCTGGTGGTGGGGTCATGGATGGGGGGATTCTTCTCTATCTTGGTTCCTACCGTGATCAAACTTGGACTGCCCTACTGTGGCCCCAACATcatcaaccatttcttctgtgacagtGCCCCCTTGTTACACCTCGCCTGTGCTGACATCCAGCTGGTGGAATTCATTGATTTCATCATCTCGCTGCCTGTGTTGCTAGGGTCCCTGCTGCTGACCGTCATCTCCTATATGTATATTATCTGCACCATCATCCGGATCCCATCTGCCAAGGGCAGGCAGAAAGCTttctccacctgtgcctctcatTTCACTGTGGTCACCATCGGCTACGGCACCTCCATCTTCATCTACGTCAGGCCCTCGCAAGCCAGCTCCATGAACCTCAACAAGGTCGCCGCTCTGATGACCACTGCAGTGACCCCTATGCTCAACCCACTCATATTCAGCCTCAGGAACCAGAAGGTGAAGGAGGCATTGAGAGACTCAATTGCCAAGTGCCTGAGGCTCATCGAACACACAGTCTGA
- the LOC123347814 gene encoding olfactory receptor 11A1-like, whose amino-acid sequence MADTEEGNQTSITEFILLGFGNLPELQTLLFLLFLVIYIVTIVGNILILALVVSVQNLHTPMYFFLGNLSCLEICYTSVILPRLLSSFLTGNKTISVTACFVQFYFFGCLAATECFLLSAMSYDRYLAICKPLYYTTRMNDRFCLELAIGSWVSGSLAIATLTVLLSQLTFCDSNGIDCFFCDFAPIVKLACSDTHLLEVTAFVSSSIFTLPPFLLTLASYIHIIAAILRIPSTTGRQKAFSTCSSHLSVVTIYYGSLIIVYMLPDTNRLRSLNKVFSGFYTILTPLVNPLIYSLRNNAVKEALWKAFSELVPVTRI is encoded by the coding sequence ATGGCAGACACAGAAGAGGGAAATCAAACAtccatcacagaattcatcctcctgggatttggaAATCTCCCGGAGCTGCAgactcttctcttcctcctctttctaGTGATCTACATTGTGACCATAGTTGGGAACATCCTCATCCTGGCGCTAGTTGTATCTGTTCAgaaccttcacacccccatgtactttttcttgggaaacttgtcctgcttggagatcTGCTACACCTCAGTAATCCTGCCCAGGTTGCTGTCAAGTTTCCTGACTGGCAACAAGACTATTTCTGTTACTGCTTGTTTTGTACAATTTTATTTCTTTGGATGCTTAGCAGCTACTGAATGTTTTCTCTTGTCTGCAATGTcgtatgatcggtatttagcaatCTGCAAACCCCTGTACTACACCACCCGTATGAATGACAGGTTCTGCCTCGAGCTGGCGATTGGCTCTTGGGTAAGTGGCTCCCTAGCGATTGCCACATTGACAGTGTTGTTGTCACAGTTGACTTTCTGTGACTCCAATGGAATCGACTGTTTCTTTTGTGATTTTGCCCCCATAGTAAAACTCGCCTGCAGTGACACTCACCTTCTGGAAGTTACTGCTTTCGTATCTTCCTCCATATTCACCCTGCCCCCATTTCTATTGACCTTGGCATCCTATATTCATATCATTGCTGCCATCCTGCGAATCCCCTCCACCAccgggaggcaaaaggccttttccacctgctcctcccacctcagcGTGGTGACAATTTACTATGGATCCCTAATCATTGTGTACATGCTCCCAGACACCAACAGGCTGAGATCCCTGAACAAAGTGTTCTCTGGCTTCTACACCATCTTGACTCCCCTGGTTAACCCTCTCATATACAGCTTGAGAAACAACGCGGTGAAGGAGGCCCTGTGGAAAGCTTTCAGTGAATTGGTGCCCGTCACAAGAATTTAG